One stretch of Saccharopolyspora erythraea DNA includes these proteins:
- a CDS encoding NUDIX hydrolase — MSETIRVVGLVHRVDGRVLLVRARWHAAFYLAGGKIEAGETELGALRREVDEELGVGLVAGSERFVGRYVTDAYGQGEGVQVDLSCYAAELSGQPEPAAEIAEMAWMTCAEYLAQPETAPAVVALLRDLEAESARA, encoded by the coding sequence GGGTGGACGGCCGGGTGCTGCTGGTGCGTGCCCGGTGGCACGCCGCGTTCTACCTGGCGGGCGGCAAGATCGAAGCCGGTGAGACCGAGCTCGGGGCCCTGCGCCGCGAGGTCGACGAGGAGCTCGGGGTCGGTCTGGTGGCCGGCTCGGAGCGCTTCGTCGGCCGCTACGTCACCGACGCCTACGGCCAGGGCGAGGGAGTGCAGGTCGACCTGAGCTGTTACGCCGCCGAGCTGAGCGGGCAGCCCGAACCGGCCGCCGAGATCGCCGAGATGGCCTGGATGACGTGCGCGGAGTACCTGGCGCAGCCGGAGACCGCGCCCGCCGTCGTCGCGCTGCTGCGCGACCTGGAAGCCGAGTCCGCACGGGCCTGA
- a CDS encoding HpcH/HpaI aldolase/citrate lyase family protein, which translates to MPDSPRSRRSCLAVPGSSAKMIDKARGLPVDQFFLDLEDAVAPLAKAEARDRIVGALNEGGWDGKIRTVRVNDLTTEWTYQDVVRVVEGAGANLDTIILPKVSVADHVRWLDLTLTQIERALGLPVGRIGIEPQIEDARGLVEVDAIAAASPRVEALVYGPADFMASINMRSLVVGQQPPGYDVGDAYHYVLMRMLMAARAFGVQAIDGPYLQIKDVDGLREVGGRSAALGYDGKWVLHPAQVDAVNEIFSPRQEDYDHAENILDAYEWHTSEAGGKRGAAMLGDEMIDEASRKMALVIAGKGRAAGMTRTDRWTPPAG; encoded by the coding sequence GTGCCCGACAGCCCACGCTCCCGCCGCAGTTGCCTGGCGGTGCCCGGCTCCAGCGCGAAGATGATCGACAAGGCCCGCGGCCTGCCCGTCGACCAGTTCTTCCTCGACCTCGAGGACGCCGTCGCCCCGCTCGCCAAGGCCGAGGCGCGGGACCGGATCGTGGGTGCGCTGAACGAGGGCGGCTGGGACGGCAAGATCCGCACGGTGCGGGTCAACGACCTCACCACCGAGTGGACCTACCAGGACGTGGTGCGAGTCGTCGAGGGCGCGGGCGCCAACCTCGACACGATCATCCTGCCGAAGGTGAGCGTGGCCGACCACGTGCGCTGGCTCGACCTGACCCTCACCCAGATCGAGCGGGCGCTGGGCCTGCCGGTCGGCCGCATCGGCATCGAGCCGCAGATCGAGGACGCCAGGGGTCTGGTCGAGGTCGACGCGATCGCCGCCGCGTCGCCCCGGGTGGAGGCACTGGTCTACGGTCCGGCCGACTTCATGGCCTCGATCAACATGCGCTCACTGGTCGTCGGCCAGCAGCCGCCGGGCTACGACGTCGGCGACGCCTATCACTACGTGCTGATGCGGATGCTCATGGCGGCGCGCGCGTTCGGCGTGCAGGCGATCGACGGGCCGTACCTGCAGATCAAGGACGTCGACGGGCTGCGCGAGGTCGGCGGGCGCTCGGCCGCGCTGGGCTACGACGGCAAGTGGGTGCTGCACCCGGCGCAGGTCGATGCGGTCAACGAGATCTTCTCGCCTCGCCAGGAGGACTACGACCACGCCGAGAACATCCTCGACGCCTACGAGTGGCACACCTCCGAGGCCGGTGGCAAGCGCGGCGCGGCGATGCTCGGCGACGAGATGATCGACGAGGCCTCGCGCAAGATGGCCCTGGTGATCGCGGGCAAGGGGCGCGCGGCGGGGATGACGCGGACCGACCGCTGGACGCCGCCGGCGGGTTGA